In one Dermacentor albipictus isolate Rhodes 1998 colony unplaced genomic scaffold, USDA_Dalb.pri_finalv2 scaffold_11, whole genome shotgun sequence genomic region, the following are encoded:
- the LOC139051378 gene encoding micronuclear linker histone polyprotein-like — MAGICFACDPPEGENEAGPADIGDPGTSGLVGNEASARNKVRKNLRNTDESSSVASTIAASSDKRVGKKDHQGKGNLLPSRAGGSKPTAKKARSSRKDSHYVNPRGTNRMAEKGYASEERPATSTGYRSTTRSSSSGREEKRGTQTAHKWSKASGQSGTANARRPRSSSSSGVSRRKRRTSSRISATSWSSSSSSSTIKRGVKRDPWSRSSSTVSGHKGKIKKARRSGTTSMVSTGESAVDAKQQRRLRSMSRHSGGSKHRAKGRSVSESSSLSSLSDSRKTKKNCRAGRCSSSTRSHHESRRPTDAPSSSHSSSTVSTRKSRKAKAAATRKNTRGAVEKATVTAKAPRTPKSKQASAEKKSSCPAVSTVKRPTRKLKTKTSEDEARSQETVAPNPGMNAESTPGTTRKRRATTSKGAVGAQKSDTLPGTATTYIRKARTSVEAHSTEKAKPTPGPATTRTRKARTSEAAGSAGKIQPTPGPTTTRSRKANTSEDVGGAQKGEKAAGTSRKRTATPSKDAGVNVESETTVGATTTKRKAKTAESGESSQKIDSTGVKQA, encoded by the coding sequence ATGGCGGGCATCTGCTTCGCTTGCGATCCACCGGAGGGAGAGAATGAAGCTGGACCAGCGGACATCGGCGACCCTGGCACATCCGGGCTCGTCGGAAATGAAGCTTCAGCTCGGAACAAGGTTCGGAAAAATCTACGCAATACCGACGAGTCGTCAAGCGTCGCGTCGACGATAGCCGCTAGCAGCGACAAACGCGTAGGAAAGAAGGACCACCAAGGAAAAGGAAACTTGTTACCGAGCAGAGCTGGAGGGAGCAAGCCTACTGCCAAGAAGGCTCGCAGCTCAAGGAAAGACTCGCATTATGTCAACCCAAGAGGGACAAATCGCATGGCCGAAAAGGGGTATGCATCAGAGGAAAGACCTGCGACCAGCACTGGTTACAGAAGCACAACTAGGTCATCGAGCAGCGGCAGAGAAGAGAAGCGCGGGACTCAGACGGCCCACAAATGGAGCAAAGCTAGTGGACAGAGCGGCACTGCTAACGCTCGGCGACCAAGGAGCTCGTCGTCTAGCGGCGTCAGTCGGCGTAAGCGCAGAACGAGTAGTCGAATCTCTGCAACAAGCTGGTcttcgagcagcagcagcagcactattAAGCGCGGCGTTAAGAGGGACCCGTGGTCGCGGAGCTCAAGCACAGTGAGTGGGCACAAAGGAAAAATCAAGAAGGCGCGCCGCTCGGGAACTACATCGATGGTAAGCACTGGCGAGAGCGCAGTTGATGCTAAACAACAGCGTCGATTGCGAAGCATGTCAAGGCACAGTGGAGGCAGTAAGCACAGGGCTAAAGGTCGATCTGTGTCGGAGAGCAGCTCGCTTAGCAGCTTGAGCGATAGTCGCAAAACCAAGAAGAATTGCCGTGCTGGACGCTGCTCTTCGAGCACTCGCAGCCACCACGAGAGCCGACGCCCAACAGACGCCCCGTCAAGTAGCCATTCATCATCCACTGTATCGACGCGCAAGAGCCGCAAGGCCAAGGCAGCGGCGACTCGAAAGAACACTCGGGGTGCTGTTGAAAAGGCTACGGTGACAGCAAAAGCTCCGAGAACGCCAAAGAGTAAACAAGCATCCGCGGAAAAGAAATCGAGCTGTCCAGCGGTTTCCACAGTGAAGAGACCGACGCGCAAACTCAAAACCAAGACGTCGGAAGACGAGGCACGCAGCCAAGAGACCGTTGCGCCGAATCCGGGTATGAATGCTGAGTCAACACCAGGAACAACGCGAAAACGCAGAGCCACTACATCCAAAGGTGCAGTCGGTGCTCAGAAATCTGACACTTTGCCAGGAACTGCAACGACCTACATACGCAAAGCTAGGACATCCGTGGAGGCTCACAGCACTGAGAAAGCCAAACCGACGCCAGGACCTGCAACGACGCGTACACGCAAAGCTAGGACGTCAGAGGCTGCCGGCAGTGCTGGGAAGATTCAGCCGACGCCAGGACCTACAACAACACGGTCACGCAAAGCCAATACATCTGAAGACGTTGGTGGAGCTCAGAAGGGCGAGAAAGCAGCAGGAACATCGCGAAAGCGCACAGCAACACCATCGAAAGATGCAGGAGTCAATGTAGAGAGTGAGACAACAGTAGGCGCTACCACAACAAAACGCAAAGCAAAGACGGCTGAGTCCGGAGAGAGTAGTCAGAAGATTGATTCGACGGGGGTAAAACAGGCATGA